Proteins from one Juglans microcarpa x Juglans regia isolate MS1-56 chromosome 1S, Jm3101_v1.0, whole genome shotgun sequence genomic window:
- the LOC121247640 gene encoding uncharacterized protein LOC121247640 — protein sequence MSENFAPVLGTQGMHQDEQDLVNMLASSTAHGFNGEVHLPLNMASGHIPLSIPSSVLASMGYAPRNLGRMFPTNIPFIETPWGTNMQYPQGFPSPLAPNFPGMGWSSNPEDLIELGKENFRSVEMNHWVSDHDNWHEQDRGSAGGFDLDRESFELLQSDDKQQSTSASFNVVPSSRVASSKISTRVQQKITKENRGSLRLDHIDNVDYHDNRGNEVYYDDQIASPRSLSTAPPSSLRSRTSSESSWEGSSAKVSKSAKEKRVRKTATPAVPGTIHVKGKSVSDLSSTQTADDDSRDWSPLSTMGTEIVERCIGPQSAASLNVPSPQMLLGHGSRQRVPDNSGAVPFTFYPTGPPVPFVTMLPVYNLPTESGTSDGLTNHSSREERLDNGDSGQNFDSSEGLDQPEVLSNFNSMRRATAVDPSQHKADILNGDFASHWQNLQFGRFCQNSQYPAPMIYSSPAVMPPVLLQGRFPLDGTGRPLSANMNVFTQFMSYGHRVVPISPQSVSNRPATVYQCYMDEIPKHRSGTGTYLPNPKVSNQDRHSTSSRRGNYSYDRSDHHGDRERNWNIYSRSRAAGRSHGRSQAEKLNSRSDRLAASESRTDRPWGPHRHDSFPSHHSQNGSVRSNSMQTGPANVTYGMYPVPAMNSSGVSSNGPTIPPLVMLYPYDHSSGYGSHAEQLEFGSLGPLGFSAVNEVSQLKGSQCSGGFEIHGDSAQRSSSDVPSSPHIQRGI from the exons ATGAGTGAAAACTTTGCTCCTGTTCTGGGGACACAGGGAATGCATCAGGACGAGCAAGATCTTGTGAACATGTTGGCATCTTCTACAGCACATGGTTTTAATGGAGAGGTTCATCTTCCACTGAATATGGCTTCTGGTCACATACCTCTTTCTATCCCCTCTTCAGTTCTAGCTTCAATGGGATATGCTCCAAGAAATTTGGGCAGAATGTTTCCCACAAATATCCCATTTATTGAGACACCTTGGGGAACAAACATGCAATATCCTCAAGGTTTTCCTTCGCCATTAGCTCCAAATTTCCCTGGCATGGGATGGAGCTCAAATCCTGAAGATTTGATTGAACTTGGTAAGGAGAACTTTCGATCAGTTGAAATGAACCACTGGGTTTCTGATCATGATAACTGGCAtgagcaggacaggggctctgCTGGTGGGTTTGATCTTGATCGTGAAAGTTTTGAACTGCTTCAGTCGGATGACAAGCAACAGTCAACTTCAGCTAGTTTTAATGTTGTTCCTTCCTCACGGGTTGCTAGTTCTAAAATCTCTACAAGAGTTCAACAGAAGATTACAAAAGAAAACCGAGGGTCATTAAGGTTAGATCATATAGACAATGTTGATTATCATGATAACAGAGGAAATGAGGTTTACTATGATGACCAAATTGCAAGTCCGAGATCCTTGTCCACTGCACCCCCTAGTTCACTGAGGAGTAGAACTTCTTCAGAGAGTTCTTGGGAAGGATCCTCGGCAAAGGTCTCAAAGTCAGCCAAGGAAAAACGAGTTAGGAAAACTGCTACACCTGCTGTCCCAGGTACCATTCATGTAAAAGGTAAGAGCGTGTCTGATCTATCCTCCACACAGACAGCAGACGATGATAGCAGAGACTGGAGTCCACTCTCAACCATGGGCACTGAAATTGTAGAAAGATGCATTGGACCTCAATCTGCTGCTTCTCTAAATGTTCCAAGCCCTCAAATGCTTTTAGGTCATGGTTCACGACAAAGGGTTCCAGATAATTCTGGAGCTGTTCCGTTTACCTTTTATCCTACAGGGCCACCTGTTCCTTTTGTCACAATGCTTCCGGTGTACAATTTGCCAACAGAGTCAGGAACTTCTGATGGATTGACGAATCATTCTAGTAGGGAAGAGCGGCTGGATAATGGTGATTCTGGTCAGAATTTTGATTCATCCGAGGGACTTGATCAGCCTGAGGTGTTAAGTAATTTCAATTCTATGAGAAGGGCTACTGCTGTTGACCCATCACAGCACAAGGCTGACATTCTTAATGGTGACTTTGCTAGCCATTGGCAAAATTTGCAGTTTGGGCGGTTTTGTCAAAACTCACAGTATCCTGCTCCTATGATTTATTCTTCACCTGCTGTGATGCCTCCTGTCTTATTACAGGGTCGTTTTCCATTGGATGGTACAGGGAGACCTCTGTCAGCAAATATGAATGTCTTCACTCAGTTTATGAGTTATGGGCATCGGGTTGTTCCTATTTCTCCTCAGTCTGTTTCAAATAGACCTGCTACTGTTTATCAATGTTACATGGATGAAATACCAAAGCATCGTAGTGGGACCGGAACGTACCTGCCAAATCCT AAGGTTTCTAATCAGGACAGACATTCTACAAGTTCCAGACGTGGGAATTACAGCTATGATAGAAGTGATCACCATGGTGATAGAGAGAGGAATTGGAACATTTATTCAAGGTCGCGAGCTGCTGGGCGCAGCCATGGCCGCAGCCAAGCTGAAAAGCTGAACTCAAGATCAGACCGGTTAGCGGCAAGTGAGAGTCGAACTGACAGGCCTTGGGGCCCACATAGACATGACTCATTCCCTTCACACCATTCTCAGAATGGTTCAGTTCGCTCAAACTCTATGCAGACTGGTCCTGCCAACGTGACATATGGAATGTATCCAGTACCAGCCATGAATTCCAGTGGGGTGTCGTCAAATGGACCTACTATTCCACCTCTCGTTATGCTGTATCCTTATGATCATAGTTCTGGCTATGGATCGCATGCCGAACAGCTTGAGTTTGGCTCGCTTGGACCACTGGGTTTCTCAGCTGTGAATGAAGTATCGCAACTGAAGGGAAGCCAATGTAGTGGGGGATTTGAAATTCACGGTGACTCTGCTCAACGGTCCTCATCCGATGTGCCTTCTTCACCCCATATCCAGAG GGGGATTTGA